One window of Magallana gigas chromosome 2, xbMagGiga1.1, whole genome shotgun sequence genomic DNA carries:
- the LOC105321005 gene encoding uncharacterized protein yields the protein MNFEIPNTVTYFVYDVTSYHSSQGKIHNFHKMDKENISPEDMVVEFYTQVNAFQVLAKKMDAYLSTIIAMKRGMSGVTNALLLFCGTDWPGMDHFKSLLKDLDDSWDLLEKDVSRLGDGFQDFADKFYVILDLRVKIEEGTQALRHYRREAEKMKKNKQKSQNERDEFARMSTQKERELKEMRRKLEVDVNELCKTQRNFIINQFRKFFEVHGTFCRDFQEIEGKLLDSLVNFYPKRK from the exons atgaactttgaaattccGAACACTGTGACGTACTTTgtctatgacgtcacaagctATCATAGTAGTCAAGGGAAAATTCACAACTTTCATAAGAtggataaagaaaacatttcccCAGAAGATATGGTTGTAGAGTTCTACACCCAAGTg aatgcCTTCCAAGTTTTGGCAAAGAAAATGGATGCGTACCTATCAACCATTATTGCCATGAAGAGGGGGATGTCGGGAGTAACTAACGCCCTGTTACTGTTTTGTGGCACAGATTGGCCGGGAATGGACCATTTCAAGTCTCTTCTAAAA GATCTGGACGACTCTTGGGATTTATTGGAGAAAGATGTCAGCAGACTTGGTGATGGGTTCCAGGATTTCGCAGACAAGTTCTATGTCATCTTG GATTTACGTGTGAAGATCGAAGAAGGAACCCAGGCATTGCGTCATTATCGGCGGGAAGCTGAG aaaatgaagaaaaataagcAGAAATCCCAAAACGAGAGAGACGAG TTTGCGAGGATGAGCACACAGAAGGAGCGAGAACTGAAAGAGATGAGGAGGAAGCTTGAGGTGGACGTCAACGAGCTGTGTAAAAC GCAGAGAAATTTCATCATTAACCAGTTTCGAAAATTCTTTGAGGTCCACGGTACATTTTGTCGAGATTTCCAGGAG ATTGAGGGAAAACTCCTGGACTCCCTGGTAAACTTTTATCCTAAGAGGAAGTGA